A region of Eschrichtius robustus isolate mEscRob2 chromosome 19, mEscRob2.pri, whole genome shotgun sequence DNA encodes the following proteins:
- the ARHGAP33 gene encoding rho GTPase-activating protein 33 isoform X2: MLPLSLCSHLWGPLILLSALQARSTDSLDGPREGSVQPLPPAGGPSVKGKPGKRLSAPRGPFPRLADCAHFHYENVDFGHIQLLLSPEREGPSFSGENELVFGVQVTCQGRSWPVLRSYDDFRSLDAHLHRCIFDRRFSCLPELPPPPEGARAAQMLVPLLLQYLETLSGLVDSNLNCGPVLTWMELDNHGRRLLLSEEASLNIPAVAAAHVVKRYTAQAPDELSFEVGDIVSVIDMPPTEDRSWWRGKRGFQVGFFPSECVELFTERPGPGLKGDADGPPGGVPAPQGISSLTSAVPRPRGKLAGLLRTFMHSRPSRQRLRQRGILRQRVFGCDLGEHLSNSGQDVPQVLRCCSEFIEAHGVVDGIYRLSGVSSNIQRLRHEFDSERIPELSGPAFLQDIHSVSSLCKLYFRELPNPLLTYQLYGKFSEAMSVPGEEERLVRVHDVIQQLPPPHYRTLEYLLRHLARMARHSANTSMHARNLAIVWAPNLLRSMELESVGLGGAAAFREVRVQSVVVEFLLTHVDVLFSDTFTSAGLDPAGRCLLPRPKSLAGSGPSTRLLTLEEAQARTQGRLGTPTEPTTSKAPASPVERRKGERGEKQRKPGGSSWKTFFALGRGPSIPRKKPLPWLGGTRARPPPSGSRPDTVTLRSTKSEESLSSQASGAGLQRLHRLRRPHSSSDAFPVGPAPAGSCESLSSSEPSESSESSSSESSSSESSAAGLGALSGSPSHRASAWLDDGDELDFSPPRCLEGLRGLDFDPLTFRCSSPTPGDPAPPASPAPPAPASAFPPRVTPQALSPRGPAGPASPIALDISEPLAVSVPPAVLELLGAGGTPASATPAPALSPSPGLRPHLIPLLLRGAEAQLSDTCQQEICSKLALPGPRGAQGQHGAAMDSPLLPPPLSLLRPGGAPPPPPKNPARLMALALAERAQQVAQRQSQQEQGSTPSAPHSPFHGSLSLEVGSEPPGTSGSGPPPHSLAHPGAWAPGPPPSLPRQQIDGSLVRSQRPTGTSRRGPRGPSQVPTPGFFSSAPRECLPSFLGVPRPGLYPLGSPSFQPSSPAPVWRSPLGPPAPLDRGENLYYEIEAGEGSPYSGPTRSWSPLRSMPPDRLNASYGMLGQSPPLHRSPDFLVSYPPPRSCFPHDHLGYSAPQHPARRPTRPEPLYVNLALGPRGPSPASSSSSSPPAHPRSRSDPGPPAPRLPQKQRAPWGHHTPHRVPGSWGPPDPLPYRAAPPAYGRGGEHHRGSLYRNGGQGREGAGPPPPYPTPSWSFHSEGQTRSYC, encoded by the exons ATGCTCCCGTTGTCTCTCTGCTCCCATCTCTGGGGGCCTCTGATTCTTCTTTCTGCTCTGCAGGCTCGCAGCACTGACAGCCTGGATGGTCCAAGGGAAGGCTCAGTGCAGCCCCTGCCCCCGGCTGGGGGGCCCAGTGTGAAGGGCAAGCCTGGGAAGAG GCTCTCGGCTCCTCGAGGTCCCTTTCCCCGGCTGGCTGACTGTGCCCATTTCCACTACGAGAACGTTGACTTTGGCCACATTCAG CTCCTGCTGTCTCCAGAGCGTGAAGGTCCCAGCTTCTCTGGAGAGAATGAACTGGTGTTTGGGGTGCAGGTGACCTGTCAG GGCCGTTCCTGGCCAGTTCTCCGCAGTTATGATGACTTCCGTTCCCTGGATGCCCACCTCCACCGGTGCATATTTGACCGGAGGTTTTCCTGCCTCCCagagcttcccccacccccagagggtGCCAGGGCTGCCCAG ATGCTGGTGCCGCTGCTGCTGCAGTACCTGGAGACCCTGTCAGGGCTGGTGGATAGTAACCTCAACTGCGGGCCCGTGCTCACCTGGATGGAG CTGGACAACCACGGCCGGCGACTGCTCCTCAGTGAGGAGGCCTCGCTCAATATCCCCGCGGTGGCCGCCGCCCACGTGGTGAAGCGGTACACAGCCCAGGCACCCGACGAGCTGTCCTTTGAG GTGGGAGACATTGTCTCAGTGATCGACATGCCGCCCACGGAGGATCGGAGCTGGTGGCGGGGCAAGCGGGGCTTCCAG GTCGGATTCTTCCCCAGCGAGTGTGTGGAGCTGTTCACAGAGCGGCCGGGTCCAGGACTAAAGGGGG ATGCCGACGGTCCCCCGGGTGGTGTCCCAGCTCCCCAGGGTATCTCCTCTCTGACCTCAG CTGTGCCCCGGCCGCGTGGGAAGCTGGCCGGCCTCCTCCGCACCTTCATGCACTCCCGCCCTTCCCGGCAGCGGCTGCGGCAGCGGGGCATCTTGCGGCAGAGGGTGTTCGGCTGTGACCTTGGAGAGCACCTCAGCAACTCCGGCCAGGATG TGCCCCAGGTGCTTCGCTGCTGCTCTGAGTTTATCGAGGCCCATGGGGTGGTAGATGGAATCTATCGGCTCTCGGGTGTGTCATCCAACATCCAGAGGCTACG GCATGAGTTTGACAGTGAGAGGATCCCTGAACTGTCTGGCCCCGCCTTCCTGCAGGACATCCACAGCGTGTCCTCCCTCTGCAAGCTCTACTTCCGAGAGCTGCCGAACCCCTTGCTCACATACCAGCTCTACGGGAAGTTCAGC GAAGCCATGTCAGTGCCTGGGGAGGAGGAACGCCTGGTGCGGGTCCACGACGTCATCCAGCAGCTGCCCCCGCCGCACTACAG GACCCTGGAGTACCTGCTGAGGCACTTGGCCCGCATGGCGAGACACAGTGCCAACACCAGCATGCATGCCCGCAACCTGGCCATCGTTTGGGCACCCAACCTGCTACG GTCCATGGAGCTGGAGTcagtggggctggggggggcAGCAGCCTTCCGGGAGGTGCGGGTGCAGTCGGTGGTGGTGGAATTCCTGCTCACCCACGTGGACGTCCTGTTCAGCGACACTTTCACCTCTGCTGGCCTTGACCCTGCAG GCCGCTGCCTCCTCCCCAGGCCCAAGTCCCTTGCGGGCAGCGGCCCCTCCACTCGCCTGCTGACGCTGGAGGAAGCCCAGGCTCGCACCCAGGGCCGGCTGGGGACGCCCACCGAGCCCACAACTTCCAAGGCCCCAGCTTCACCTGTGGAAAG gaggaaaggggagagaggCGAGAAACAGCGGAAGCCTGGGGGTAGCAGCTGGAAGACCTTCTTTGCCCTGGGCCGGGGCCCCAGCATCCCCCGAAAGAAGCCTCTTCCCTGGCTAGGGGGCACCCGTGCCCGACCGCCGCCTTCAG GCAGCCGACCTGACACTGTCACACTGAGGTCTACCAAGAGTGAGGAGTCTCTGTCATCGCAGGCCAGCGGGGCTG GCCTCCAGAGGCTGCACAGGCTACGGCGACCCCACTCCAGCAGTGATGCTTTTCCTGTGGGCCCAGCACCTGCTGGCTCCTGCGAGAGCCTGTCATCGTCCGAGCCCTCCGAGTCCTCCGAGTCCTCCTCCTCCGAGTCCTCCTCCTCCGAGTCCTCAGCAGCTGGGCTGGGGGCACTCTCCGGTTCCCCCTCACACCGAGCCTCAGCCTGGCTAGATGATGGTGACGAGCTGGACTTCAGCCCACCCCGCTGCCTGGAGGGGCTCCGGGGGCTTGACTTTGATCCCCTTACCTTTCGATGCAGCAGCCCCACCCCAGGGGACCCTGCACCTCCCGCCAGCCCGGCCCCCCCGGCCCCCGCCTCTGCCTTTCCACCCAGGGTGACCCCCCAGGCCCTCTCGCCCCGTGGGCCCGCTGGCCCTGCCTCACCCATTGCCCTGGACATCTCAGAGCCCCTGGCTGTATCGGTGCCACCCGCTGTCCTGgagctgctgggggctgggggaacaCCTGCCTCGGCCACCCCAGCGCCAGCCCtcagccccagcccaggcctgcGCCCCCATCTCATCCCCCTGCTGCTGCGTGGAGCTGAGGCCCAGCTGAGCGACACCTGCCAACAGGAGATCTGCAGCAAGCTGGCACTGCCTGGTCCCCGGGGAGCCCAAGGCCAGCATG GTGCTGCTATGGATTCACCGCTGCTGCCCCCGCCCCTGTCCCTCCTTCGCCCTGGGggggccccgcccccgcctcctAAAAACCCAGCACGCCTcatggccctggccctggctgaGCGGGCTCAGCAGGTGGCTCAGAGACAGAGTCAACAGGAGCAGGGGAGCACCCCGTCTGCTCCCCACTCCCCTTTCCATGGCTCACTGTCCCTGGAGGTGGGCAGTGAGCCCCCAGGGACCTCAGGGAGTGGgccacccccccactccctaGCCCACCCGGGTGCCTGGGCTCCGGgacccccaccctccctaccgAGACAACAAATCGATGGGAGCCTGGTGAGGAGCCAGCGGCCCACGGGGACCTCAAGGAGGGGACCCAGGGGCCCTTCCCAG GTTCCTACCCCTGGCTTCTTCTCCTCAGCCCCCCGGGAGTGCCTACCATCCTTCCTCGGGGTCCCCAGACCAGGCTTGTACCCCCTCGGCTCCCCATCCTTCCAGCCCAGCTCCCCGGCCCCAGTCTGGAGGAGCCCCTTGGGTCCCCCTGCACCACTGGACAGAGGAGAGAACCTGTACTATGAGATCGAGGCAGGCGAGGGGTCCCCTTACTCTGGTCCCACCCGGTCCTGGAGTCCCTTGCGTTCCATGCCCCCAGATAGGCTCAATGCCTCGTATGGCATGCTTGGCCAATCACCACCACTCCACAGGTCCCCCGACTTCCTGGTCAGTTACCCACCACCCCGCTCCTGCTTTCCCCACGACCACCTTGGCTACTCAGCCCCCCAGCACCCTGCCCGGCGCCCCACCCGACCTGAGCCCCTCTATGTCAACCTAGCCCTAGGGCCCAGGGGTCCCTCAcccgcctcttccagctcctcctcccctccGGCCCACCCCAGAAGCCGCTCTGATCCTGGTCCCCCagccccccgcctcccccagaAACAGCGGGCCCCCTGGGGCCACCACACCCCTCACAGGGTGCCTGGGTCCTGGGGCCCTCCAGACCCTCTCCCCTACAGGGCAGCCCCACCAGCCTATGGGAGGGGGGGCGAGCACCACCGAGGGTCCTTGTACAGGAATGGGGGGCAAGGAAGGGAGGGGGCTGGtcccccacccccctaccccacTCCCAGCTGGTCCTTCCACTCTGAGGGCCAGACCCGAAGCTACTGCTGA
- the ARHGAP33 gene encoding rho GTPase-activating protein 33 isoform X1 has translation MLPLSLCSHLWGPLILLSALQARSTDSLDGPREGSVQPLPPAGGPSVKGKPGKRLSAPRGPFPRLADCAHFHYENVDFGHIQLLLSPEREGPSFSGENELVFGVQVTCQGRSWPVLRSYDDFRSLDAHLHRCIFDRRFSCLPELPPPPEGARAAQMLVPLLLQYLETLSGLVDSNLNCGPVLTWMELDNHGRRLLLSEEASLNIPAVAAAHVVKRYTAQAPDELSFEVGDIVSVIDMPPTEDRSWWRGKRGFQVGFFPSECVELFTERPGPGLKGDADGPPGGVPAPQGISSLTSAVPRPRGKLAGLLRTFMHSRPSRQRLRQRGILRQRVFGCDLGEHLSNSGQDVPQVLRCCSEFIEAHGVVDGIYRLSGVSSNIQRLRHEFDSERIPELSGPAFLQDIHSVSSLCKLYFRELPNPLLTYQLYGKFSEAMSVPGEEERLVRVHDVIQQLPPPHYRTLEYLLRHLARMARHSANTSMHARNLAIVWAPNLLRSMELESVGLGGAAAFREVRVQSVVVEFLLTHVDVLFSDTFTSAGLDPAGRCLLPRPKSLAGSGPSTRLLTLEEAQARTQGRLGTPTEPTTSKAPASPVERRKGERGEKQRKPGGSSWKTFFALGRGPSIPRKKPLPWLGGTRARPPPSGSRPDTVTLRSTKSEESLSSQASGAGLQRLHRLRRPHSSSDAFPVGPAPAGSCESLSSSEPSESSESSSSESSSSESSAAGLGALSGSPSHRASAWLDDGDELDFSPPRCLEGLRGLDFDPLTFRCSSPTPGDPAPPASPAPPAPASAFPPRVTPQALSPRGPAGPASPIALDISEPLAVSVPPAVLELLGAGGTPASATPAPALSPSPGLRPHLIPLLLRGAEAQLSDTCQQEICSKLALPGPRGAQGQHGAAMDSPLLPPPLSLLRPGGAPPPPPKNPARLMALALAERAQQVAQRQSQQEQGSTPSAPHSPFHGSLSLEVGSEPPGTSGSGPPPHSLAHPGAWAPGPPPSLPRQQIDGSLVRSQRPTGTSRRGPRGPSQVSAQLRTGGRCRDVPEMAAHSLCSVPPQVPTPGFFSSAPRECLPSFLGVPRPGLYPLGSPSFQPSSPAPVWRSPLGPPAPLDRGENLYYEIEAGEGSPYSGPTRSWSPLRSMPPDRLNASYGMLGQSPPLHRSPDFLVSYPPPRSCFPHDHLGYSAPQHPARRPTRPEPLYVNLALGPRGPSPASSSSSSPPAHPRSRSDPGPPAPRLPQKQRAPWGHHTPHRVPGSWGPPDPLPYRAAPPAYGRGGEHHRGSLYRNGGQGREGAGPPPPYPTPSWSFHSEGQTRSYC, from the exons ATGCTCCCGTTGTCTCTCTGCTCCCATCTCTGGGGGCCTCTGATTCTTCTTTCTGCTCTGCAGGCTCGCAGCACTGACAGCCTGGATGGTCCAAGGGAAGGCTCAGTGCAGCCCCTGCCCCCGGCTGGGGGGCCCAGTGTGAAGGGCAAGCCTGGGAAGAG GCTCTCGGCTCCTCGAGGTCCCTTTCCCCGGCTGGCTGACTGTGCCCATTTCCACTACGAGAACGTTGACTTTGGCCACATTCAG CTCCTGCTGTCTCCAGAGCGTGAAGGTCCCAGCTTCTCTGGAGAGAATGAACTGGTGTTTGGGGTGCAGGTGACCTGTCAG GGCCGTTCCTGGCCAGTTCTCCGCAGTTATGATGACTTCCGTTCCCTGGATGCCCACCTCCACCGGTGCATATTTGACCGGAGGTTTTCCTGCCTCCCagagcttcccccacccccagagggtGCCAGGGCTGCCCAG ATGCTGGTGCCGCTGCTGCTGCAGTACCTGGAGACCCTGTCAGGGCTGGTGGATAGTAACCTCAACTGCGGGCCCGTGCTCACCTGGATGGAG CTGGACAACCACGGCCGGCGACTGCTCCTCAGTGAGGAGGCCTCGCTCAATATCCCCGCGGTGGCCGCCGCCCACGTGGTGAAGCGGTACACAGCCCAGGCACCCGACGAGCTGTCCTTTGAG GTGGGAGACATTGTCTCAGTGATCGACATGCCGCCCACGGAGGATCGGAGCTGGTGGCGGGGCAAGCGGGGCTTCCAG GTCGGATTCTTCCCCAGCGAGTGTGTGGAGCTGTTCACAGAGCGGCCGGGTCCAGGACTAAAGGGGG ATGCCGACGGTCCCCCGGGTGGTGTCCCAGCTCCCCAGGGTATCTCCTCTCTGACCTCAG CTGTGCCCCGGCCGCGTGGGAAGCTGGCCGGCCTCCTCCGCACCTTCATGCACTCCCGCCCTTCCCGGCAGCGGCTGCGGCAGCGGGGCATCTTGCGGCAGAGGGTGTTCGGCTGTGACCTTGGAGAGCACCTCAGCAACTCCGGCCAGGATG TGCCCCAGGTGCTTCGCTGCTGCTCTGAGTTTATCGAGGCCCATGGGGTGGTAGATGGAATCTATCGGCTCTCGGGTGTGTCATCCAACATCCAGAGGCTACG GCATGAGTTTGACAGTGAGAGGATCCCTGAACTGTCTGGCCCCGCCTTCCTGCAGGACATCCACAGCGTGTCCTCCCTCTGCAAGCTCTACTTCCGAGAGCTGCCGAACCCCTTGCTCACATACCAGCTCTACGGGAAGTTCAGC GAAGCCATGTCAGTGCCTGGGGAGGAGGAACGCCTGGTGCGGGTCCACGACGTCATCCAGCAGCTGCCCCCGCCGCACTACAG GACCCTGGAGTACCTGCTGAGGCACTTGGCCCGCATGGCGAGACACAGTGCCAACACCAGCATGCATGCCCGCAACCTGGCCATCGTTTGGGCACCCAACCTGCTACG GTCCATGGAGCTGGAGTcagtggggctggggggggcAGCAGCCTTCCGGGAGGTGCGGGTGCAGTCGGTGGTGGTGGAATTCCTGCTCACCCACGTGGACGTCCTGTTCAGCGACACTTTCACCTCTGCTGGCCTTGACCCTGCAG GCCGCTGCCTCCTCCCCAGGCCCAAGTCCCTTGCGGGCAGCGGCCCCTCCACTCGCCTGCTGACGCTGGAGGAAGCCCAGGCTCGCACCCAGGGCCGGCTGGGGACGCCCACCGAGCCCACAACTTCCAAGGCCCCAGCTTCACCTGTGGAAAG gaggaaaggggagagaggCGAGAAACAGCGGAAGCCTGGGGGTAGCAGCTGGAAGACCTTCTTTGCCCTGGGCCGGGGCCCCAGCATCCCCCGAAAGAAGCCTCTTCCCTGGCTAGGGGGCACCCGTGCCCGACCGCCGCCTTCAG GCAGCCGACCTGACACTGTCACACTGAGGTCTACCAAGAGTGAGGAGTCTCTGTCATCGCAGGCCAGCGGGGCTG GCCTCCAGAGGCTGCACAGGCTACGGCGACCCCACTCCAGCAGTGATGCTTTTCCTGTGGGCCCAGCACCTGCTGGCTCCTGCGAGAGCCTGTCATCGTCCGAGCCCTCCGAGTCCTCCGAGTCCTCCTCCTCCGAGTCCTCCTCCTCCGAGTCCTCAGCAGCTGGGCTGGGGGCACTCTCCGGTTCCCCCTCACACCGAGCCTCAGCCTGGCTAGATGATGGTGACGAGCTGGACTTCAGCCCACCCCGCTGCCTGGAGGGGCTCCGGGGGCTTGACTTTGATCCCCTTACCTTTCGATGCAGCAGCCCCACCCCAGGGGACCCTGCACCTCCCGCCAGCCCGGCCCCCCCGGCCCCCGCCTCTGCCTTTCCACCCAGGGTGACCCCCCAGGCCCTCTCGCCCCGTGGGCCCGCTGGCCCTGCCTCACCCATTGCCCTGGACATCTCAGAGCCCCTGGCTGTATCGGTGCCACCCGCTGTCCTGgagctgctgggggctgggggaacaCCTGCCTCGGCCACCCCAGCGCCAGCCCtcagccccagcccaggcctgcGCCCCCATCTCATCCCCCTGCTGCTGCGTGGAGCTGAGGCCCAGCTGAGCGACACCTGCCAACAGGAGATCTGCAGCAAGCTGGCACTGCCTGGTCCCCGGGGAGCCCAAGGCCAGCATG GTGCTGCTATGGATTCACCGCTGCTGCCCCCGCCCCTGTCCCTCCTTCGCCCTGGGggggccccgcccccgcctcctAAAAACCCAGCACGCCTcatggccctggccctggctgaGCGGGCTCAGCAGGTGGCTCAGAGACAGAGTCAACAGGAGCAGGGGAGCACCCCGTCTGCTCCCCACTCCCCTTTCCATGGCTCACTGTCCCTGGAGGTGGGCAGTGAGCCCCCAGGGACCTCAGGGAGTGGgccacccccccactccctaGCCCACCCGGGTGCCTGGGCTCCGGgacccccaccctccctaccgAGACAACAAATCGATGGGAGCCTGGTGAGGAGCCAGCGGCCCACGGGGACCTCAAGGAGGGGACCCAGGGGCCCTTCCCAGGTCAGTGCCCAGCTCAGGACAGGTGGGAGGTGCAGGGATGTGCCAGAGATGGCAGCCCACTCCCTGTGTTCTGTCCCCCCACAGGTTCCTACCCCTGGCTTCTTCTCCTCAGCCCCCCGGGAGTGCCTACCATCCTTCCTCGGGGTCCCCAGACCAGGCTTGTACCCCCTCGGCTCCCCATCCTTCCAGCCCAGCTCCCCGGCCCCAGTCTGGAGGAGCCCCTTGGGTCCCCCTGCACCACTGGACAGAGGAGAGAACCTGTACTATGAGATCGAGGCAGGCGAGGGGTCCCCTTACTCTGGTCCCACCCGGTCCTGGAGTCCCTTGCGTTCCATGCCCCCAGATAGGCTCAATGCCTCGTATGGCATGCTTGGCCAATCACCACCACTCCACAGGTCCCCCGACTTCCTGGTCAGTTACCCACCACCCCGCTCCTGCTTTCCCCACGACCACCTTGGCTACTCAGCCCCCCAGCACCCTGCCCGGCGCCCCACCCGACCTGAGCCCCTCTATGTCAACCTAGCCCTAGGGCCCAGGGGTCCCTCAcccgcctcttccagctcctcctcccctccGGCCCACCCCAGAAGCCGCTCTGATCCTGGTCCCCCagccccccgcctcccccagaAACAGCGGGCCCCCTGGGGCCACCACACCCCTCACAGGGTGCCTGGGTCCTGGGGCCCTCCAGACCCTCTCCCCTACAGGGCAGCCCCACCAGCCTATGGGAGGGGGGGCGAGCACCACCGAGGGTCCTTGTACAGGAATGGGGGGCAAGGAAGGGAGGGGGCTGGtcccccacccccctaccccacTCCCAGCTGGTCCTTCCACTCTGAGGGCCAGACCCGAAGCTACTGCTGA